Proteins encoded in a region of the Corynebacterium genitalium ATCC 33030 genome:
- a CDS encoding Rieske (2Fe-2S) protein, giving the protein MTENSQTPRCSRRLFLVGSATTVAGAFLAACGKPATAEIAATQVPVGSAVIVDKLIIAQPTEGEFLAYSTVCPHQGNPISQVNGDTVRCPAHGSSFDIATGEPVEGPAQSGMTPAPVRQEGDTVVAGGE; this is encoded by the coding sequence ATGACCGAGAACTCCCAGACCCCCCGTTGCTCACGCCGTCTGTTCCTCGTCGGCTCCGCCACTACCGTCGCGGGCGCGTTCCTCGCCGCGTGCGGCAAGCCCGCCACGGCTGAGATCGCGGCGACGCAGGTTCCGGTGGGGAGCGCTGTGATCGTCGATAAGCTCATCATCGCGCAGCCGACGGAGGGCGAATTCCTCGCGTATTCGACGGTCTGCCCGCACCAGGGAAACCCGATTTCGCAGGTCAATGGCGATACCGTGCGCTGCCCGGCGCACGGGTCCAGCTTCGACATCGCCACCGGAGAGCCTGTCGAGGGCCCGGCCCAATCGGGTATGACCCCCGCGCCCGTCCGCCAAGAAGGCGACACTGTCGTGGCGGGCGGGGAATAA
- the trpA gene encoding tryptophan synthase subunit alpha — MSRFEQLFADLEAKNEGAFVPFVMLGDPNPEDAIDIISAVIEGGADALELGVPFSDPVADGPTIQNAHHRALVSGATVAKALDQLREVRRRYPDVPISMLMYSNVAYVRGYEQFYREFKEAGADAILLPDVPVRESAPFVAAATTVGVDPVFIAPARATPEVLEGIAANSRGYIYGASRDGVTGTERESQTLGLSDVVNNVAMYGGAPILLGFGISEPHHVSDAIAAGAAGAITGSAIAKIIDEWVGGDHDEPVHITDMDGLRAELKDYVASMKAATVKA; from the coding sequence ATGTCGCGTTTTGAACAACTCTTCGCTGACCTCGAGGCGAAAAACGAGGGCGCGTTCGTCCCCTTCGTGATGCTCGGCGACCCGAACCCGGAAGATGCCATCGACATCATCTCTGCCGTCATCGAGGGCGGCGCCGACGCACTTGAGCTGGGCGTTCCCTTCTCCGACCCGGTTGCCGACGGCCCGACGATCCAGAACGCGCACCACCGCGCGCTTGTCTCCGGCGCGACCGTGGCCAAGGCGCTCGACCAGCTTCGTGAGGTCCGCCGCCGCTACCCGGACGTGCCGATCAGCATGCTCATGTACTCCAACGTCGCCTACGTCCGCGGGTACGAGCAGTTCTACCGCGAGTTCAAGGAGGCAGGCGCCGACGCCATTTTGCTTCCCGACGTCCCCGTCCGCGAATCCGCACCCTTCGTCGCCGCCGCGACCACGGTTGGTGTTGACCCGGTCTTCATTGCCCCGGCGAGGGCAACCCCGGAGGTTCTCGAGGGCATCGCCGCGAATTCCCGCGGTTATATCTACGGCGCGTCCCGCGACGGTGTGACCGGCACCGAGCGGGAGTCCCAGACCCTCGGTCTGTCCGACGTGGTCAACAACGTGGCGATGTATGGCGGCGCTCCGATCCTGCTGGGCTTCGGCATTTCCGAGCCGCACCACGTGTCCGACGCGATCGCAGCGGGTGCTGCCGGCGCCATCACCGGCTCCGCCATCGCCAAGATCATTGACGAGTGGGTGGGCGGCGACCACGACGAACCCGTCCACATCACCGACATGGATGGCCTCCGCGCCGAGCTGAAGGACTACGTCGCCTCCATGAAGGCAGCTACTGTTAAGGCATGA
- the trpCF gene encoding bifunctional indole-3-glycerol-phosphate synthase TrpC/phosphoribosylanthranilate isomerase TrpF, protein MPSDLQQRDPSQSDGLPTVLEGIVEGRKRHLDDIRGRIAHVDPASLPRSERSLYDSLARPGAQFIMECKASSPSLGTIRAHYEPGAIASIYSRYAAGISVLCEPDRFGGDYDHLATVASTTHLPVLCKDFIIDECQIHAARYFGADAILLMLSVLDGDTYARLHAEADRLNLDVLTEVIDEEEAARATKLGAKIFGINHRNLHDLSIDLGRSARLAPLAPEGALVVSESGIRNVETVRQLGGHSDGFLVGSQLTGEPDIDWAARMLVYGPNKVCGLTSWSAAQAARAAGAVYGGLIFEEASPRNVSRETAEDIICHEPGLHYVAVSRRTENWAELVFPGIHAVQIHAPYQGSVEAELDLIERVRTECHSIDPELQIWRAVSMTDGNPEWAQGIVDKLDALVLDAGAGGSGTTFDWGQIPAGIKSRSLLAGGIGLDNLEDALAVGCAGVDLNSGVEWSGKKDAGKIRQAFTTIRNFHY, encoded by the coding sequence ATGCCCTCTGACCTGCAACAACGCGATCCTAGCCAATCTGACGGTCTTCCGACCGTTCTCGAGGGGATTGTAGAGGGTAGAAAACGTCACCTTGACGATATTCGCGGCCGCATCGCTCACGTCGATCCCGCCTCCCTTCCCCGCTCCGAGCGCTCTCTTTACGATTCGCTCGCCCGCCCGGGCGCTCAGTTCATCATGGAGTGCAAGGCGTCCTCGCCCTCGCTCGGTACGATCCGCGCGCATTACGAGCCGGGTGCTATCGCCTCGATCTACTCCCGTTACGCCGCGGGTATTTCCGTACTGTGCGAGCCAGACCGGTTCGGGGGAGACTACGACCATTTGGCCACCGTCGCTTCGACCACGCACCTGCCAGTGCTGTGCAAGGACTTCATCATCGACGAGTGCCAGATCCACGCCGCGCGCTATTTCGGCGCCGACGCGATCCTGCTCATGCTCAGCGTGCTAGACGGCGACACCTACGCCCGCCTCCACGCTGAGGCAGATCGCCTCAACCTTGACGTTCTCACTGAAGTCATCGATGAGGAGGAAGCTGCCCGCGCCACCAAGCTCGGTGCGAAAATCTTCGGCATTAACCACCGAAACCTGCACGATCTCTCGATTGACCTTGGCCGCTCGGCCCGCCTGGCTCCGCTCGCGCCCGAAGGTGCCCTCGTCGTCTCCGAGTCGGGCATCCGTAATGTCGAGACGGTGCGCCAGCTCGGTGGACACTCGGACGGATTCCTCGTAGGATCCCAGCTCACGGGCGAACCAGACATTGACTGGGCTGCCCGCATGCTCGTGTACGGCCCCAATAAGGTCTGCGGCCTTACCTCGTGGTCGGCCGCCCAGGCTGCCCGTGCGGCTGGCGCTGTCTACGGCGGCCTCATTTTCGAGGAAGCATCGCCGCGAAATGTTTCACGTGAAACAGCGGAAGACATCATTTGCCACGAACCCGGTCTGCACTATGTGGCCGTGAGCCGCCGTACCGAGAACTGGGCGGAACTCGTCTTTCCGGGCATCCACGCCGTGCAGATCCATGCGCCTTACCAGGGGAGTGTCGAGGCAGAACTCGACCTGATCGAGCGCGTCCGTACTGAATGCCACTCAATTGACCCGGAGCTTCAGATCTGGCGCGCTGTCTCCATGACGGATGGAAACCCAGAGTGGGCGCAAGGGATCGTCGATAAGCTTGATGCGCTCGTGCTTGACGCTGGCGCCGGTGGCAGCGGAACCACCTTCGACTGGGGCCAGATCCCCGCAGGAATCAAGTCTCGCTCGCTCCTCGCCGGCGGAATCGGCCTGGATAATCTCGAGGATGCGCTGGCTGTGGGCTGCGCGGGGGTCGACCTGAACTCCGGGGTAGAGTGGTCCGGCAAGAAGGATGCGGGCAAGATCCGTCAAGCGTTCACCACAATCAGGAATTTCCATTACTGA
- a CDS encoding branched-chain amino acid transporter permease: protein MGDSLGLPDGVTLTMVAAVLVPVAVVTVLLRALPFAFLRVLKGSALIEFLGATMPVGVMTVLVVYTLASALDAPGGLVPALLAGAVTLALHAWRRSAGLSILTGTAVYMLLVNVVVG from the coding sequence ATGGGTGATTCTTTGGGGCTTCCCGACGGCGTGACCCTCACCATGGTCGCAGCCGTCCTGGTGCCCGTCGCAGTGGTGACGGTGTTGCTGCGCGCGCTCCCCTTCGCGTTTCTGCGCGTGCTCAAGGGCAGCGCGCTGATTGAGTTCCTCGGTGCGACGATGCCGGTCGGCGTCATGACCGTGCTTGTCGTGTACACGCTGGCTAGCGCGCTGGATGCCCCCGGCGGGCTCGTGCCTGCTCTCCTCGCGGGCGCGGTCACCCTTGCCCTCCACGCTTGGCGACGCAGTGCCGGCCTCTCCATCCTCACCGGCACCGCCGTGTACATGCTGCTGGTGAATGTGGTGGTCGGCTGA
- a CDS encoding AzlC family ABC transporter permease, translated as MRNLWVVGLGLIPLGLAFGLVMTQAGFAWWWTPIFSIVIYAGSMEFLAVQMVASGVGPLSATVTGFMVNFRHIFYGLTFPRHLIDSPAGKAYSTYSLTDESYAITSTTPHSELTGRHVLAIQACCQAMWVIPGIIGALVGQVIPDSVQGMDFALTALFIVLTYEAFQSNRDFSLPLTAAGIAVLVAVLAPSAILMAGLSAYFVVLLLRYGFPGVDKRLELRGNT; from the coding sequence ATGCGCAATCTGTGGGTAGTGGGCCTTGGGCTCATTCCGCTCGGTCTCGCATTCGGCCTGGTCATGACACAGGCCGGTTTCGCCTGGTGGTGGACGCCGATCTTCTCCATCGTCATTTACGCCGGCTCGATGGAATTTCTCGCCGTGCAGATGGTCGCCAGTGGCGTTGGGCCGCTCTCAGCCACAGTCACCGGCTTCATGGTGAACTTCCGGCACATTTTCTACGGCCTCACGTTCCCCCGCCATCTCATCGACAGTCCCGCCGGCAAGGCCTACAGCACCTATTCGCTTACCGACGAGTCCTACGCCATCACCTCCACCACCCCCCACTCCGAACTCACCGGCCGGCACGTCCTGGCCATCCAAGCCTGCTGCCAAGCGATGTGGGTCATCCCCGGCATCATTGGCGCGCTCGTCGGGCAGGTCATTCCGGACAGCGTGCAGGGAATGGACTTCGCCCTGACCGCCCTGTTCATCGTGTTGACGTACGAGGCGTTCCAATCCAACCGCGACTTCTCCCTGCCTCTGACCGCCGCCGGGATCGCAGTGCTCGTGGCCGTGCTCGCCCCGTCGGCGATTCTCATGGCGGGGTTGTCAGCCTACTTCGTGGTGCTGTTGCTGCGGTACGGGTTTCCGGGCGTCGATAAGCGCCTTGAGCTGCGAGGGAACACATAA
- a CDS encoding anthranilate synthase component 1, with translation MSTSPPRVTHIDVRYHEDASVLFQHIGGTELSDTVLLESADITTKSGLQSMAVLAASMRVTCNDYNVVVEPLSPEGERIAADLGEQLAEFASGDNTFTFPPSSADDERERLTAPSTVEVLRALTQHPESMLVGGFAFDYLATFETVPEVGESTNTYPDFQFILAEIVLTIDHRNQTAKLTGMGDVDKQLRKYEELIRAASTERSKIAGEEKTLTVTTSLDDAEFRRDVDKLKDNIYNGDIYQVVPARAFTAKCPDAFAAYQCLRETNPSPYMFYVRGFDRNREPYELFGASPESNLKFSAATREVQLYPIAGTRPRGATHELDTRMELELRTDAKEIAEHTMLVDLARNDMARVAEPGTRRVRELLQVDRYSRVMHLVSRVTATLAQDLDALDAYRASMNMGTLTGAPKLRATELIREIEGSRRGSYGGAVGYLRGDGEFDTCIVIRSAYVRDGVATVQAGAGVVRDSNPQAEADETLHKAYAVLNSIGLAQNARLEVIR, from the coding sequence ATGAGCACATCCCCTCCACGCGTGACGCACATTGACGTCCGGTACCACGAGGACGCCTCCGTCCTCTTCCAGCACATCGGCGGCACCGAACTGTCAGACACGGTGCTGCTGGAGAGCGCCGACATCACCACGAAGTCGGGGTTGCAGTCGATGGCGGTGCTCGCGGCTTCAATGCGCGTCACGTGTAACGACTACAACGTCGTGGTGGAACCGCTGAGCCCGGAAGGGGAGAGGATCGCCGCCGACCTGGGCGAACAGTTGGCGGAGTTTGCTAGCGGGGACAACACGTTCACGTTCCCGCCGTCGTCAGCTGACGACGAGCGCGAGCGTCTCACCGCCCCCAGCACCGTCGAGGTTCTGCGCGCGCTGACACAACACCCGGAGTCGATGCTCGTTGGCGGGTTCGCCTTCGACTACCTGGCCACGTTCGAGACAGTGCCTGAGGTAGGGGAGAGCACGAACACCTACCCCGATTTCCAGTTCATTCTCGCGGAGATTGTCCTCACGATTGACCACAGGAATCAGACGGCGAAGCTGACGGGGATGGGGGACGTCGATAAGCAACTGCGGAAGTACGAAGAGCTGATCCGCGCCGCCTCCACCGAGAGATCCAAGATCGCCGGTGAAGAGAAAACGCTCACGGTGACGACGAGCTTGGATGACGCGGAATTCCGCCGCGATGTGGACAAGCTGAAGGACAATATCTACAACGGCGACATCTATCAGGTCGTGCCGGCTCGCGCGTTCACGGCGAAGTGCCCGGACGCGTTCGCTGCGTATCAGTGCCTGCGCGAGACGAACCCGTCGCCGTACATGTTTTACGTGCGCGGCTTCGACCGCAACCGCGAGCCGTACGAACTCTTCGGCGCCTCGCCCGAGTCCAACCTGAAGTTCTCGGCCGCGACGCGCGAGGTGCAGCTCTACCCGATCGCGGGCACGCGGCCGCGCGGGGCAACCCACGAGCTGGACACGCGCATGGAGCTTGAGCTGCGTACCGACGCAAAGGAGATCGCCGAGCACACCATGCTCGTCGACCTGGCCCGCAACGACATGGCCCGCGTAGCTGAGCCCGGCACCCGCCGCGTCCGCGAGCTGTTGCAAGTGGACCGCTACTCGCGCGTGATGCACCTTGTTTCACGTGTAACGGCGACTCTCGCGCAGGACCTCGACGCGCTCGATGCGTACCGCGCGTCCATGAACATGGGAACACTCACCGGTGCGCCGAAGCTTCGCGCGACCGAGCTGATCCGCGAGATCGAGGGCTCCCGCCGCGGGTCCTACGGTGGCGCTGTCGGGTACCTGCGTGGGGACGGGGAGTTCGACACCTGCATCGTCATCCGCTCTGCCTACGTCCGAGACGGGGTTGCCACCGTCCAAGCCGGTGCTGGCGTCGTCCGCGACTCGAACCCTCAGGCCGAAGCCGATGAGACGCTCCACAAGGCCTATGCCGTCCTCAACTCGATTGGTCTCGCGCAGAACGCCCGATTGGAGGTCATCCGATGA
- a CDS encoding YqgE/AlgH family protein, with protein sequence MAEFFYADRLFTALEREEPGPGMLLVAAPGMLSDEFVRSIVLVIEHTATHSFGAVLNRRSDVAVHNVLPEWLPEVANPQALYIGGPVGPQAAIGVGVTKSGTVIDDHPEFTRLANRLVHVDLRTEPETVEGLLEGMRLFAGYAEWEPGQLDEEIERGDWYVAPALPSDVIAPANTDLYSDVMRRQPMPLPLFSTFPANPEDN encoded by the coding sequence ATGGCTGAGTTTTTCTACGCGGATAGATTGTTCACCGCCCTCGAGCGCGAAGAGCCGGGGCCGGGCATGTTGCTGGTCGCGGCGCCGGGCATGCTTTCCGACGAATTCGTCCGCTCCATCGTCCTTGTCATCGAGCACACCGCGACCCACTCCTTCGGCGCGGTGCTCAACCGGCGCAGCGACGTCGCCGTCCACAATGTCCTGCCCGAATGGCTTCCCGAGGTGGCCAATCCGCAGGCGCTCTACATCGGCGGCCCCGTCGGCCCGCAGGCGGCGATCGGTGTCGGCGTGACCAAGTCCGGCACGGTGATCGACGATCACCCCGAGTTCACCCGCCTGGCCAACCGCCTCGTGCACGTTGACCTGCGCACAGAGCCGGAAACCGTCGAGGGTTTGCTTGAGGGCATGCGCCTTTTCGCCGGTTACGCCGAGTGGGAGCCCGGCCAGCTCGACGAGGAGATCGAACGCGGCGACTGGTACGTCGCGCCCGCCCTGCCGAGCGACGTCATCGCCCCCGCGAACACCGACCTGTACAGCGATGTCATGCGCCGCCAGCCGATGCCGCTGCCATTGTTCTCCACGTTCCCCGCGAACCCAGAAGACAACTAG
- the trpD gene encoding anthranilate phosphoribosyltransferase yields the protein MASDKALETFRSFIDKTDPTLEEAVAVFTPLTVGDYDDVHIAALLAAVRTRGETFADIAGAAKAFLAAGRPFPITGEGLMDSAGTGGDGKNTINISTAASLVAAAGGIKMIKCGNRSVSSKSGSADALEALNIPLDLDPERAVRQFEASNFTFLFAPAYNPAIAHVQPVRKSLGISTLFNTLGPLLSPGRPEYQIMGIANPALGQTIAETMRELGRGRAMIVHGSGTDEIAVHGPTEIWELDRQGNIEHYTVEPSDFGLPTYTLTDLEGGNGDENAAAIRAIFDGTAPDAHRDAVAATAGAMFYLYGEAPDFKAGTERALQLLNDGTVRDWLSTHEGANYAL from the coding sequence ATGGCTAGTGACAAGGCGTTGGAGACGTTCCGCTCCTTCATCGATAAGACGGACCCGACGTTGGAGGAGGCTGTCGCCGTCTTCACCCCGTTGACCGTCGGCGACTACGACGATGTGCACATTGCCGCGCTGCTGGCAGCGGTGCGCACCCGCGGCGAGACGTTCGCCGACATTGCCGGTGCCGCCAAGGCCTTCCTCGCGGCCGGCCGTCCGTTCCCGATCACGGGGGAGGGACTCATGGACTCTGCCGGCACGGGTGGCGACGGCAAGAACACCATCAACATCTCCACCGCCGCCTCTCTGGTCGCCGCCGCCGGAGGCATCAAGATGATCAAGTGCGGCAACCGTTCAGTGTCGTCCAAGTCCGGCTCGGCCGACGCGCTCGAAGCGCTGAACATCCCCCTCGACCTCGACCCGGAGCGCGCTGTCCGCCAGTTCGAAGCGTCCAACTTCACCTTCCTGTTCGCCCCTGCGTACAACCCGGCGATCGCGCACGTCCAGCCGGTGCGCAAGTCGCTGGGCATTTCCACGCTGTTCAACACGCTCGGCCCGCTGCTCTCTCCCGGCCGTCCGGAGTACCAGATCATGGGCATCGCTAACCCTGCGCTCGGCCAGACGATCGCGGAGACGATGCGCGAGCTGGGCCGCGGCCGCGCCATGATCGTCCACGGTTCCGGCACAGATGAGATCGCCGTCCACGGACCGACCGAAATCTGGGAGCTCGACCGCCAGGGCAACATCGAGCACTACACCGTCGAACCGTCCGACTTCGGCCTGCCCACCTACACCCTCACCGATCTCGAGGGCGGCAACGGTGACGAGAACGCTGCCGCGATCCGGGCGATCTTCGACGGCACTGCCCCCGATGCTCACCGCGACGCTGTCGCCGCCACCGCAGGCGCCATGTTCTACCTCTATGGGGAAGCCCCAGATTTCAAGGCAGGAACCGAGCGCGCACTGCAGTTGCTTAACGACGGCACCGTCCGCGACTGGCTCTCCACCCACGAAGGTGCAAACTATGCCCTCTGA
- a CDS encoding anthranilate synthase component II, which yields MSKLVLLDNQDSFVYNLVDALSGFDATVFRNTVSVDAVLGADPDVIILSPGPGYPADAGCMMELIERALGRIPILGICLGYQALIEHFGGTVSSCGPVHGVSIPMRLTDHGLQSSLFDGLVIDGGPEHLEEGRLVPVARYHSLGSVDIPDGLVALARTETQVGDVVMAAETEDGMSIGLQFHPESILTPGGPILLERCVKQLLGKSKKGGNDG from the coding sequence ATGAGCAAGCTCGTTCTCCTGGATAATCAGGACTCCTTCGTCTACAACCTGGTCGACGCGCTCTCCGGCTTCGACGCAACGGTCTTCCGCAACACCGTGTCCGTCGACGCGGTGTTGGGCGCCGACCCGGACGTCATCATCCTCTCGCCCGGCCCCGGCTACCCGGCCGACGCTGGGTGCATGATGGAGCTCATCGAACGCGCACTAGGACGCATCCCGATTCTCGGCATTTGCCTCGGCTACCAGGCACTCATCGAGCACTTCGGCGGCACCGTCTCGTCGTGCGGACCCGTCCACGGTGTGTCCATTCCCATGCGGCTCACAGATCACGGGCTGCAGAGTTCGCTTTTCGACGGTCTCGTCATCGATGGCGGACCCGAGCACCTCGAAGAGGGCCGCCTCGTCCCCGTAGCGCGATATCACTCCCTCGGTTCAGTGGACATCCCGGATGGGTTAGTGGCCCTGGCGCGCACGGAAACACAGGTCGGCGACGTCGTCATGGCGGCGGAGACGGAGGACGGTATGTCGATCGGGCTGCAGTTCCACCCCGAGTCGATTCTTACTCCCGGTGGACCGATCCTGCTGGAACGGTGTGTGAAACAATTGTTGGGCAAATCCAAGAAAGGTGGCAATGATGGCTAG
- the trpB gene encoding tryptophan synthase subunit beta: MSTLLPAYFGEFGGQFVAESLLPALDQLEQAFVDAWNDEEFMTEYRALLRDYLGRPTPLTEAKNLTAGNDYARIFLKREDLVHGGAHKTNQVIGQTLLAKKMGKTRVIAETGAGQHGTATALAAALMDLDCTIYMGTKDMERQAPNVWRMRLMGAEVVGVDSGSGTLKDAVNEALRDWTATFHNTHYLLGTAAGPHPFPTIVREFHKVISVEAKQQMLERTGKLPDVVTACVGGGSNAIGMFADFIEEDGVELVGAEPGGEGMETGRHGAAINAGTIGILHGSKSYVMRDEDGQITDSLSISAGLDYPAVGAQHSHLAQTGRASYIAVPDNEAVAAFQILSRKEGIIPALESSHALAYALRRADEAASTRTPTDILVSLSGRGDKDVTHVQQTLEDNPDLVADFTTDAATEGK, from the coding sequence ATGAGCACACTCCTACCCGCGTATTTCGGTGAGTTTGGCGGACAGTTCGTCGCCGAATCGCTGCTCCCGGCGCTGGACCAGCTGGAGCAGGCGTTTGTCGACGCGTGGAACGACGAGGAGTTCATGACCGAGTACCGCGCTCTGCTGCGCGACTACCTCGGCCGCCCGACGCCGCTGACGGAAGCGAAGAACCTCACCGCGGGCAACGACTATGCGCGCATCTTCCTCAAGCGCGAGGACCTCGTTCACGGCGGTGCTCACAAGACCAACCAGGTGATTGGGCAGACCTTGCTGGCGAAGAAGATGGGGAAGACCCGGGTCATCGCCGAAACGGGCGCCGGTCAGCACGGCACCGCGACCGCGCTGGCTGCCGCGCTCATGGATTTGGACTGCACCATCTACATGGGCACGAAGGACATGGAGCGCCAGGCGCCGAATGTGTGGCGTATGCGTCTCATGGGAGCGGAGGTCGTCGGAGTCGACTCTGGTTCTGGCACGCTCAAGGACGCGGTCAACGAGGCACTGCGCGACTGGACCGCAACGTTCCACAACACTCACTACTTGCTGGGCACCGCTGCTGGCCCGCACCCGTTCCCGACGATCGTGCGCGAGTTCCACAAGGTGATCTCGGTGGAGGCGAAGCAGCAGATGCTCGAGCGCACTGGCAAGCTGCCGGATGTGGTCACGGCGTGTGTCGGCGGCGGTTCCAACGCGATCGGCATGTTCGCCGATTTCATTGAGGAAGACGGCGTCGAGCTCGTCGGCGCTGAGCCTGGCGGCGAGGGCATGGAGACCGGCCGCCATGGCGCGGCCATCAACGCAGGCACGATCGGCATCCTGCACGGCTCCAAGTCCTACGTCATGCGCGATGAGGACGGCCAGATCACCGACTCCCTGTCCATCTCCGCTGGCCTGGACTACCCGGCTGTCGGCGCGCAGCACTCGCACCTCGCCCAGACGGGCCGCGCGTCCTACATCGCCGTTCCCGACAACGAGGCCGTCGCGGCGTTCCAGATCCTCTCCCGCAAGGAAGGCATCATTCCCGCGCTCGAGTCTTCCCACGCGCTCGCCTACGCTTTACGACGCGCCGACGAAGCCGCCAGCACCCGCACCCCCACAGACATCCTCGTCTCCCTGTCCGGCCGCGGCGACAAGGATGTCACGCATGTGCAGCAGACCCTGGAAGACAACCCGGATCTCGTTGCCGATTTCACCACCGATGCAGCCACGGAGGGCAAATAA
- a CDS encoding HNH endonuclease signature motif containing protein translates to MTKERKKKSAFFATDNPSDPLAAAGRQFREGEYAMFGRYASSDGEEGPVCSKDFDREIAGLCAYTGLRRAPAERAVVGYMSLRDLPRLRALQKETKLLDIDRLDAIAVRIAELGINATEEVYSTIDELLVTLFTPARMNQPLPTRTTITRRLREFIAELDSKVAYNEQKREKREKKDPPPPGECEISFQEAMAGTGTAGLTMVGDNATIAATKASIDETARAHGLTQSDAALKLLNGEITPAPGAKIYAYTPLTEDGSLNSAAPAYFPGFGWTTAPGTEMFNHMLSSADKNSVKVVNLDDAATRTVNSYSPPEDIKAYVRGRDGTCRFPGCTVSAWKCQIDHRVPFDLGGETTASNLFSLCAHHHNMKTDRRAYYIPDPVTGELVWLFPDGTYQRTDPEGFIHSQVTPTAPKWQHSLEDILRLHRKKTRFFALGHKLIDDYDAGTTTLDECLTAIAGLEKEFGREFPFRPKEAHKDTLKESAKDYVEDAPPF, encoded by the coding sequence ATGACGAAGGAGCGCAAGAAGAAGTCGGCCTTTTTTGCAACCGACAATCCGAGCGATCCACTCGCCGCAGCGGGGAGGCAGTTCCGGGAGGGCGAGTACGCGATGTTCGGCAGGTACGCGTCCAGTGACGGTGAGGAGGGGCCGGTCTGTTCGAAGGACTTCGACCGGGAGATCGCGGGCCTGTGCGCGTACACGGGCCTGCGCCGGGCGCCGGCCGAGAGGGCCGTGGTGGGTTACATGAGTTTGCGGGATCTGCCCCGCCTCCGCGCGCTCCAGAAGGAGACCAAACTGCTGGACATTGATCGTCTCGATGCGATTGCCGTCCGCATAGCGGAGCTCGGTATCAACGCCACGGAAGAGGTCTATTCCACTATCGACGAGCTGTTGGTCACCCTATTCACCCCGGCACGGATGAATCAGCCCCTCCCTACTCGTACAACTATCACGCGGCGTCTGCGTGAATTCATCGCAGAGCTCGATTCCAAGGTGGCATACAACGAGCAGAAGCGGGAAAAGCGCGAGAAGAAGGATCCTCCCCCGCCGGGTGAATGCGAGATCTCTTTTCAAGAAGCGATGGCAGGCACGGGCACTGCGGGCCTCACCATGGTCGGCGACAATGCGACCATCGCCGCCACCAAAGCATCTATCGACGAGACCGCCCGCGCCCACGGCCTGACCCAATCCGATGCGGCCCTCAAGCTCCTGAATGGCGAGATCACCCCAGCTCCCGGGGCCAAGATCTACGCGTACACTCCCCTGACCGAGGATGGTTCGTTGAACTCGGCGGCCCCTGCCTACTTCCCCGGATTCGGCTGGACCACAGCGCCCGGCACAGAGATGTTCAACCACATGCTGTCTAGCGCCGACAAGAACTCGGTCAAAGTTGTGAATCTCGACGATGCCGCCACCCGCACCGTGAACAGCTACTCCCCACCGGAGGACATCAAGGCCTACGTCCGCGGCCGCGACGGCACGTGCCGCTTCCCCGGTTGCACGGTGTCGGCCTGGAAGTGCCAGATCGACCACCGCGTTCCCTTCGATTTAGGCGGGGAAACCACTGCATCGAACCTTTTCAGCCTCTGCGCGCACCACCACAACATGAAAACCGACCGCAGGGCGTATTACATCCCCGATCCCGTGACCGGCGAGCTTGTCTGGCTTTTCCCCGATGGGACGTACCAGCGCACCGACCCCGAAGGCTTCATTCACTCTCAAGTCACGCCAACGGCCCCAAAGTGGCAGCACTCGCTAGAAGACATCTTGCGGTTGCACCGAAAAAAGACCCGTTTTTTCGCGCTCGGGCACAAGCTTATCGACGACTACGACGCCGGAACCACAACCCTCGACGAGTGCCTCACTGCCATCGCCGGTTTGGAGAAAGAGTTCGGCCGGGAGTTCCCGTTCCGACCTAAGGAAGCGCACAAAGACACACTCAAAGAATCGGCCAAAGATTATGTGGAGGACGCCCCGCCCTTCTAG